The Anguilla rostrata isolate EN2019 chromosome 1, ASM1855537v3, whole genome shotgun sequence nucleotide sequence CTCATTTCTGTAGTGTTTTGGTCCACAGGGAAATAATCCCATTGAGTTTATTTCAAGCTCAATGATGTGCTTGAATCTGATTCCTGTGTGCTGGATTTgcaggagaaaggagaaagactTGCTGCTATGTATTTACTATTCAAATGCACTCAAGATTGCATTTGCAGGAATTCTGTTACTGCCGTAGCTGTGGAAATCTTCATGCACACTGCATGAAGTGAACGGGTTCAATGATATTGgtaaaaataattcacccaACAGTTGCACCACAAATCTCACCGTAGTTAAGGGCAGTCTAccaagaaattaaataatgctaAATGTATTTAGTGCAAAAAAAGTGTACAGAATCGAATAATATGTAGTAGGGCATAGAATTTATTTTAGCCAGAGTGTACAACCTTCCtactaaaacaagaaaaacataaatctaTTATTGCGAAATAGTCTGGGAGTGCTGTACACCCCGccctcacattttaaaaagaaagtcaGGGTAGGCTTAGCCATTTGGGGAGATTCAGGCAGGGTTTTCCCATCCTGTTCATGGTCTGCAACGAATTACCTATGAACTTTTGGCGTGCGTAAAATCGCCGTGTTGGGCTAACATGACCTTTAGGTATCCTTGtttctgaaggtttttttttctcccgtaAACCATACGCTTTTGATAAACGCGTATTTCTGTTAAGGAGACAATACAGATAAAGTATTACGCTAGATTGGTACATTCTTCGGTTCAACAATGTTCAGAAGCGCGCGTCTGACGTTCTGTCTTATTATTCTCGTGCATTACTCACTCCAAGAAACTCCCAAGAAAAAGAATGGCAAGAAAGGTAGGTACAGCTGAtaggctgtttcttttttcagttaataCAAATGTGCTGACAGTTGAACATAACAATAACAACTGTCGAATTGACAGTTGATACTAAGCGTCTCGTTACGTGAGGCCAGATACAGTCTTCTAAACGTTTATGCTTCACAAggacagaaaatatgaaaacgCAACCTTTTCTTTGAAAACGAACGATTAAGGAAAACATTACAACATTGATAATTCATCATTAAAATCAAATAGCTCATAGAACGTACAAATATCGTGTTCAAAGAGCAGGTGTTATGTGGATGGGATCATTTTACACGCgagtatgaataaaaatatacaggGTACATGTGTAATACATGTGATCCGGATTCCATCCAGAACATTTCTTCCGGATCCACGAAGGTAATGATAAGATTTTCCTATATTGCACTAAACGCAGTATGGATGAAACTGATTATTCatggaaacatttaaattcaatatTGTGTCTAGTTCTCTGATACCAGCTTTGCTCTGATATTTCCATTTTGCTACGTGAAGTTGACTATGTTGATCTGTGTTCATCTGGCCAAACATTTTGCAAGTAAATGCACTTCAAATTGACCGTTGTCCCAGATGCAGTAATATCTATTCGGATGCGTTTAAATCTAACCATAAACATTTGATGCTTCATCCAGATGGTGGAAACGCGGCCGCTATCGAGGAACTAAAGAAACAGATAGAAAACATTGTACAGGAGCTGAACCTACTGAAAGAGCAACAAGCTCTGCAAACAGGTAGacaattttgacatttttgttttggtctGAAAATCCCATGggaataatagtaataataatactaacaacagcagaagcaacaacagcaacaacaacaaccataaaaataatatttacagagTGGCAATGACTGTTCCTCTTTTGCAGTCTACTTGTGTCTTTTAATATTTGGAGCTACACTCAACCATCATGTAATATACCAGTAATGTCAGCCAGGATTAGTAGTTATGATTTCTAGAGGCAGGGATTCATTTCCTATTACATGTTCAACTGGTTTTAAAGTATGTAGAATGCAAGGAGCAGGGGGTTGTAGTATATCTCTTTCATCACAGACTTTGAAGCTAGCAGCTATAATGTCTTCCAGATAGGCCCTGTTTGAAAATAAGGATTCCCGAGGACATAGACAATATTTAGAATGTAGACAGGTGTTCCATATCACTCAAAATACTTATTATTATAGAGCACCATCTGGACTCCAGTTGTAGGTGTACTGAAACCTTAAACAAGATGTCTTGTTTAGGTCTGAAGAGCTCATGGGATGTCTTGTCTGGTTTGTCTTTGTTAGACATCATTACTGTTATCGTTAGAGATATATTGCAAAAATTACATAGTTTGTTCCCTCTCCATGGAGTGTAACAGCTGATTTTTAGTGTTCAAGTCGCAGTATACGCCTGCACAAACTTAAAGTTTTGGATGCTTACTCAGACCCCTTTCAAAATTACCTGAATCACCCTGTTTctttctgtgctgctgttctaCTCAGTCTGTCTGAAAGGAACCAAGATCCATGGCAAGTGCTACCTGGCTGATGACACAAAGAAACGCTACCATGCTGCGAGCGAAGACTGCATTGCCAAGGGGGGCACCCTGAGTACCCCACTGACCGGGGACGAGAATGACCAGCTGTACGAGTATGTGCGCCGGAGCGTGGGGCCCGAGGAGCAGGTGTGGCTGGGCATTAATGACATCCTGACCGAGGGGAGCTGGCTGGATCAGGCCAGTGCCACTGTGCGCTACAAGAACTGGGAAACGGAGATTACCCACCAGCCTGACGGAGAGCGCAACCagaactgtgctgtgctgtccaCCACCGCCAACGGGAAGTGGTTTGATGAGAGCTGCCGCGCTGAGAAAGCTTCTGTTTGCGAATTCAACATCGTCTAAGAGCCAGAGTTCTTTGATTTGTCGCCCGGTGGCAAAATATGGCCTGCCATACATCTACATACGCGTACATGCATGCCATACAGGCACTTTGATTACCAAAAGAATTACTATCAgaagtataaaataaatatggccTGCCATACATCTACATACGTGTACATGCATGCCATACAGGCACTTTGATTACCAAAAGAATTACTATTCAGATGTATCAAATAATTGTGACTTCAGAATAAGAAGTAATTGctacaaatattttgtttagaaAGGACTGTAAAGGAAGTTCAATGCAACTTAttcatatgtatataaataGTTAATAGGACATCTCTGGACCCTGTGCACAGTTTTTTAAAGGAGAGGAGATAGTCTGCCGTCCTTAGGCATTTtccactttattcagacaggggacAAGCGAAGAGGGATCACCATACAGAAAGTGCCATAGTAGGTAATGTAACCACTGACCACACAGGAGTTGCATGTGAGTTGAGAGTTGGCTGCCCTACAGACTGCCACATCTCACCAGTGcacaccatttttaaaaagattatcaCATATGAGATTTAAGAATCGGAAGAACTAAAGAATCCTGCTTTAGATTTTAATCCATATATACTGTAGAACACGTGTTTTACATCTATTTTATCGTTATATAATTTAGTTCTTTAATTTAGTATTATATCATAGTAACTATAGTTTATTTTATAGGGCTGGCCAAAAATAGATAGGCCTAAACTTTCCATGGTTTCTAATTTCTACAGGGCTACACAGggatctgctaaatgtaaaaagttttatttatgcTGATCTtcagtttatgtttttgttcCAGTGTGACTGCAGTTTAAAACATTGTGTTTCATAAGAATGGCTATGAAAGGTAAATTGAACTTTCTAGTATTAAGTACTCACCATCTATCACTAATCTGAGTTAGTTTAGGTTAATAATAGACATCCTGTTTAGTTTTGGTCAGTAATAGACATGCTGTGTCAACCATATTACAAGATTTAACAAAGCAACAAATGAGCTGATTCATTTGAAAAGTATGGAACAATACAGCTAAAGATTTAAAGGTGAACATCActactttcttattttaaagaACAATTCCAGCTTATTTATGTAGGCTCAAGTTAGATGCTGGTGAGTACAGTGCTTACACTCTATATGCATTTAGATTTTCTACAGTATATTTTGTGGTCATTCATTTTACACTTTCATATTGACATTAATGTGGaatatttcagatttcattattagttacatttgagaaaaaatatCTCCCTGATGTTAGACTagaaaaatattcatttcttaaataattaaaaccttTAAACTGCTCAACAgcctttcattttattattattgtgtggaTAATAGCACACAGATTTTATGTCCTATTGGAATGCTACTACTGGGGGGTTTGGTGTTCATCTACTTCTTACATTTATGTGAcagcttattaaaaaaatttagttttattttccaaatattgCTGATGTGTTATTGGATCTCAAAAGTAAACAGCCTTGATCAACTGTAACTGGAATTCTTAATATATGAGCACCCCTATTATGTGCTTTTTGTGATAAAAACATTACCTGATATTTAAGCTAAATGATAAAAGATCAAAAGTTAGCTCTTCATCTGACTGAAAGCTCTTCCCAACTTGCCCCCATGTGCAGCAAAATTTTCAGGCCAAAAGTTCAGGCCAAGAAAGTTCATAAGGCACATTTGTAGCAATCTTGGCAAAGGTTGACACGATTACAAGTAAATTACACGATCTTTCATTAACTTTACCTTTCTGCTAATCATAGAATGGGTCAATTGGTCAATCTAGCGATGTCGTTGTTGAATTTGACCACTACTAAACCTTAGTTTACATACAGTGTATTTAAACTcaagccatttatttattttaaagtaaaatgatgtttatttattctaGCCAACAAAAATCACAAAGGTTAATCCTGTTTCCACACATGccaaaatttaaaacacattctttttttcataagatttttatataaaaatacactaaTGTCCAGTAAAACATgtattaaaattacattacataaatatttcacagcaataaaacacagaaaagctAACTTTCCTCATTGTGAGCATACTGAACTTGGTTCCGTTGTGTTTGCATCAAAGGGGTGAAATGCAGACATTTCCTACATACCATGAGCTTCGGTCAAAGGGGTGACCTTTGCTTGCTTTTGTGATTTCATATGTCAAGACAGGGTGGATTTCAAATGGGATATAGTAGTTAGCCAGATACATTTCAGAACTTATTTTATAGAAAGAAATATGATTGGATAAAAGCCTAGGTAacttcaaaatatttcacaaagtCAGCCAGCTAACTCCTTAACCTGCTTGTGAAATACCCCCATATGATAACCTTTCCTTAAAAACACATTGAATCGGGAAGCAAGAAAACATCTCATTCTTGGCCTTCATATAAAGCTCAATAGCACACACTACATTCCTGTAAATAACAAATGACTTGTTAGTGAGTTTGAAATCTCATCATAAAGTTGAATCAAGTCctactgaaatataaaaatctattgccagtaaaacaaaaaaacaaagacactttgctcccaaaatgtaaaatgtgacaaTTCCACCCAATTGAGCTCAACTTTGTaactgaacatttattttggaatcAGAGTACTAGAGAAAATACAACTGTTCAAACAAGCACAGAATATcagcaaaatacaaatattatggTAGACATTTCGAAATAAATAACTATGCTCAATCGAaatagaaataaagaaaataaaaacatttcaatataaaCAACTTACATAAACTTTCTTTGGCCAAGGGTGGTGACCATAGCGGACCAACACAttcagaaatgcaaataaatgtcaatTATGGCACGTGCTGGAAGCAACCCAATGATGAGAAATAAGAATTAGTCACTGCAAACACTCCCAACATTTACTTAATTGTTCCATTTAGTATCTGAAACCCTCTGTTTTCCCAATTTCTTCAACTTTATACACccgttttgttttatatttactatTACTCAAGAAATTCAAGTGTTGCAGCATTAAGGggtctgaaatgtatttcaaagatttaaaaatagatttctAAAATGTGGATGGGATTTGTAAAGAATGTAGTGCAAAATGTTTCAAAAGTGAATTTATATAAACGTAAAGAGGCATTAAATAGACAAATTAAAATAGGTTTCTCTGCATATTTTTACTTGAGCTCcacgtttaaaaaaacttgCCGGATATTAAAAAACCTCCGAAGTTACATTagtccagtggaggtcagtaaAAAGACGGCTATGATaaaatgtggtgtgtgtgcgtgtgcgtgtgcgtgtgcgtgtgcgagtgcgagtgcgagtgcgtgagtgagtgagagagagagagagagagagagagagagagagagagagaacgaggcaTGGTGGGTGGATATTATCATTCTGGAACCCTAAAGCCCATACTAGGAAAAAGTTAAATTGCAAGTGGAGAAATATTTTACGTTTTATGTAAATTCCTTACATTCCTTACATTTCCCTGTGCACCTcccagcacacacatatactgtgtacacacaaacacacacacacatcctccctTTTCAGCATTGCTCTGGCTATGGTCATTGTTTGCTGTCAGCGCCGGGAGTGAGGGAATGGGGAGAGGGGACTCCATTGCTGCCAGGGCTGTACACCTCGTTTTCCACCATGTGTTCCTCAGGGGTCAAAGGCTTGTGCTGCATGGGCAGGGCGCTTTCAGACGGGTGTATGAAAGGGCGGTACACGTCCACTTCAGGGGCCCCGATCTCCGGAAGCTTCTCCTGCCTGCGGATGTGAGGCAGCAATGGAGGCGGGGCTTCCGTGGGCCCAGTGAAGGATCGGTAAATGTCCACCTGTGGCCTGCCCTCAAGGTCGGTGACAGGTGAGGGCTCATCAGAGCCCTGCAGTAGGTGGCCATACACCATGGTGTCCTCGATGGACGCGTAGATGTGAGACTCGTTGTCTGCACGAGATTTAGGGAACGGGTAATGTCCCGGGACGAAGGAGACACCATTGGGGTTGTAGATGGAAACGTTTGCAGGCGCCTGCGCTTTCTTCttcctgcagaaacacagaaatgggGCAGTGGGTCAGCAAGCGCACTACAACCACAGACTCACTAGGTCACCACAAACACCATAATCACATACTCATCTGGTCAGCACACACAACAAGATAAGACACTCAACTGGTCATCACACACCGGGATCACACACTCACCTAATcaccacacacattacattacatgattACCACTTATACACTCACCATGATGACGGACTCATCGGGtcaccacacaccacaatcAAATACTCACTTGGGGCAAGTATACTGAGttaactggataactgcactgagtaaaatccagaaccctcccaaatctgaaacatggactgaagtaaaaagctgttccaggttttactcaccGCAGCTAACttagtaatcctgctttgtgatacaggcccctggtCACCACACACTGTtatcacacactcacctaatcaacacacacaaccacacactcacctaatcaacacacatacaaccacacactcacctgatcaacacacacaactacactcACCTGaacaacacacatacaaccacacactcacctgatcaacacacatacaaccacacactcacctgatcaacacacacaactacacactcACCTAATCACCACACATACAACTACACACTCACCTGAtcaacacacatacaaccacacactcacctaatcaacacacacaaccacacactcacctaatcaacacacacaaccacacactcacctaatcaacacacacaaccacacactcacctgatcaacacacatacaaccacacactcacctaatcaacacacacaaccacacactcacctaatcaacacacacaactacacactcacctgatcaccacacacaccaggatCATGTACTCACCTGAtcaaca carries:
- the clec3ba gene encoding tetranectin — its product is MFRSARLTFCLIILVHYSLQETPKKKNGKKDGGNAAAIEELKKQIENIVQELNLLKEQQALQTVCLKGTKIHGKCYLADDTKKRYHAASEDCIAKGGTLSTPLTGDENDQLYEYVRRSVGPEEQVWLGINDILTEGSWLDQASATVRYKNWETEITHQPDGERNQNCAVLSTTANGKWFDESCRAEKASVCEFNIV